In Candidatus Eisenbacteria bacterium, the following are encoded in one genomic region:
- a CDS encoding GerMN domain-containing protein, whose amino-acid sequence MEKEGRSQGTPLWPWVLVVLVVFGVGGWLVFGRGGPRRIETETPIFPVDEEGILSRTAVLSFASADGSRPVTERREVLLESAEREAIVRRLVEELARGPLAPNARPVLPSETRVRGVYFDDLGGLYVDLDGASLADWAWGCSSELLAIGGLVRTLGDSFPEVLRLTLLVDGERAATLKGHVELSHPFEVAAWR is encoded by the coding sequence ATGGAGAAGGAAGGACGTTCTCAAGGGACGCCGCTCTGGCCCTGGGTGCTCGTCGTGCTCGTTGTTTTCGGCGTAGGCGGCTGGCTCGTCTTCGGTCGCGGCGGACCGCGGCGAATCGAAACGGAGACCCCCATTTTTCCGGTCGATGAGGAGGGGATCCTCTCCCGGACGGCGGTCCTCTCCTTCGCCTCCGCCGACGGTTCGCGTCCCGTCACGGAGCGCCGTGAGGTCCTTCTGGAGAGCGCCGAGCGCGAGGCGATCGTCCGCCGCCTGGTGGAAGAGCTGGCCCGCGGGCCCCTCGCGCCGAACGCCCGCCCGGTCCTTCCTTCGGAGACCCGCGTTCGAGGGGTTTACTTCGACGATCTGGGGGGGCTCTACGTCGATCTGGACGGCGCCTCTCTCGCGGATTGGGCGTGGGGCTGCTCATCGGAACTGTTGGCGATCGGAGGGCTGGTCCGTACGCTGGGCGATTCCTTCCCGGAGGTGCTCCGCCTGACCCTTCTCGTGGACGGCGAGCGCGCCGCCACGTTGAAAGGGCACGTGGAGCTTTCCCACCCCTTCGAGGTGGCGGCATGGCGGTGA
- a CDS encoding glutamate racemase, with amino-acid sequence MAVNTRPIGVFDSGIGGLTVVREIFRLLPNEPVLFFGDTARLPYGPKSKETVIRFCRQNARFLLSRGVRSIVVACNTASSVALTTLRDESPVPVIGVIEPGARAAARTTRSGVVGVIGTRGTVASGAYDEALHALEPEIRVVSAPSQLLVSLAEEGWTDHPVTTRVVEEYLAPLLRTSMDTLILGCTHFPVLKETISRVAGENVRIVDAARETARMLRETLPDPTPKGASIPSARFAVSDVPHRFRESAELFLGGPIGSVEKIDLEVLEEV; translated from the coding sequence ATGGCGGTGAACACGCGCCCCATCGGCGTTTTCGATTCGGGGATCGGCGGGCTCACCGTGGTGCGGGAAATTTTCCGTCTCCTGCCGAACGAACCGGTTCTCTTCTTCGGCGACACGGCGCGCCTTCCCTATGGACCGAAATCGAAGGAGACGGTGATCCGTTTCTGCCGGCAGAACGCGCGATTCCTCCTTTCCCGGGGGGTCCGTTCCATCGTGGTCGCCTGCAACACCGCCTCTTCCGTCGCCCTGACGACCCTGCGCGACGAGAGCCCGGTTCCGGTGATCGGTGTGATCGAGCCGGGGGCGCGCGCGGCGGCCCGCACCACCCGAAGCGGCGTGGTCGGCGTGATCGGCACGCGCGGAACGGTGGCGAGCGGCGCTTACGACGAGGCGCTTCACGCCCTGGAGCCGGAGATCCGCGTGGTCTCCGCGCCGAGCCAGCTCCTGGTCTCCCTCGCGGAAGAGGGGTGGACCGATCATCCGGTGACGACCCGGGTGGTGGAGGAATATCTGGCGCCGCTTCTCCGTACGTCGATGGATACGCTGATTCTCGGCTGCACCCATTTCCCGGTCTTGAAGGAGACGATCAGCCGGGTCGCCGGCGAGAACGTCCGCATCGTGGACGCCGCCCGGGAGACCGCTCGGATGCTCCGGGAAACCCTCCCCGACCCGACGCCGAAGGGGGCGTCCATCCCATCGGCCCGTTTCGCGGTGAGCGACGTTCCCCACCGTTTCCGGGAATCGGCGGAGCTCTTTCTCGGCGGCCCGATCGGCTCCGTGGAAAAGATCGATCTCGAGGTTCTCGAGGAGGTATAG
- the rph gene encoding ribonuclease PH codes for MSGRPDGRAADELRKITIKRNYLLYGEGSVLIETGNTRVICTATVEERVPPFRRESGGGWITAEYGMLPRSSNTRIRREVGSRGVKGRTHEIQRLIGRSIRSVVDLDNLGPRTILLDCDVIQADGGTRTAAINGAFLATVDALRLLRRQGVLGARPLRDSVAAVSVGVVGGEAVLDLDYEEDFAAEVDMNVVMTGSGRFVEVQGAAEGDPFSEATLQKMLGIAKIGVERITAIQREELGEEEV; via the coding sequence ATGAGCGGTCGGCCGGATGGTCGGGCGGCGGATGAGCTGCGAAAGATTACGATCAAAAGAAATTATCTTCTCTACGGCGAAGGGAGCGTGTTGATCGAAACGGGAAACACCCGGGTGATCTGCACCGCCACCGTGGAAGAACGCGTCCCTCCCTTCCGGCGCGAATCGGGGGGCGGGTGGATCACCGCCGAGTACGGCATGCTCCCGCGCTCGTCGAACACGCGGATCCGGCGCGAGGTGGGGAGCAGAGGGGTAAAGGGGCGGACCCATGAAATCCAGCGCCTGATCGGCCGGTCCATCCGGTCGGTGGTCGATTTGGATAATCTCGGACCGCGGACGATCCTGCTCGACTGCGACGTGATCCAGGCCGACGGAGGGACGCGGACGGCGGCGATCAACGGCGCCTTTCTGGCGACCGTGGATGCGCTCCGCCTTCTCCGGCGGCAAGGAGTGCTCGGCGCCCGTCCGCTGCGCGACTCGGTGGCGGCGGTGAGCGTCGGCGTGGTCGGCGGCGAGGCGGTTTTGGATCTCGACTACGAGGAGGATTTCGCCGCCGAGGTGGACATGAACGTGGTGATGACCGGCTCCGGCCGTTTCGTGGAGGTGCAGGGGGCCGCTGAAGGGGATCCCTTCAGCGAGGCCACGCTTCAGAAAATGCTTGGCATCGCGAAGATCGGCGTGGAGAGAATCACCGCGATTCAGAGGGAAGAGCTCGGGGAGGAGGAGGTTTGA